A single window of Thiohalorhabdus sp. Cl-TMA DNA harbors:
- a CDS encoding tetratricopeptide repeat-containing sulfotransferase family protein gives MTEADAGNGNAQDARIAELLDTAHLHHKGGDLERAEDLYREILQNDAGVAGAHHGMGLIALQVGQPRLAVEFFRTAIELKDDPLYHCNLATAHFSLEDLASAEAEYRKAIEAAPSYGEAYLNLGLTLKAEGRHQEACDVLDRAVVLRPRDPQAFAKLAEVLLLLDRHDEAKEIARAAANLGPRGTEARETVAKVLRSLSLPKEAMLISRQLVNEFPAEAKYRIQLAGDYQSMGFSQAARPEAQRAVNLEPDNPRGYGALAHSLAAGGDWDGAEEQIDKALELAPDDEFLIAQKGNLLERKGSFKEAYKLVRPLIVKGGEYKPAIFNLFLTLTRRFDAQEEAIGMLENALNNQGLPNGVRLELNFQAGHMYADLGRYDESFAAYARANALKPRVYHRDREEENFRNLMEGFSAELFRQAPRSTLGSRRPVFIVGMPRSGTSLTEQILASHPDVFGAGELSEVDRILNQLTNRSGGKYPGFLAEVEAGELDWGAQEYLNHINTLAPEGVERVTDKMPQNFLHLGLIALLFPEAKIIHTNRDPLDNCLSCYVQNFAAAGMSFTYSLENLGHYHRLYQQLMEHWRQVLPMPIYELQYEELVENPEGEIPRLLDFVELPFDQACLEPHKTKRDTKTASYDQVRQPIYRKSKQRWRKYEKHLGPLMEALGMDAGELDDA, from the coding sequence ATGACCGAAGCCGACGCCGGAAACGGTAATGCCCAGGATGCGCGGATCGCGGAGCTGCTCGATACCGCCCATCTCCACCACAAGGGCGGGGACCTGGAGCGCGCCGAGGACCTGTATCGGGAGATCCTGCAGAATGACGCCGGGGTGGCCGGGGCCCACCACGGCATGGGGCTGATCGCCCTGCAGGTCGGTCAGCCGCGGCTGGCGGTGGAATTCTTCCGGACGGCCATCGAGCTCAAGGACGATCCGCTCTACCACTGCAATCTGGCCACTGCCCACTTCTCCCTGGAGGACCTGGCGTCGGCGGAGGCGGAGTACCGCAAGGCCATCGAGGCGGCGCCCAGCTACGGCGAGGCCTATCTCAACCTGGGTCTGACCCTGAAGGCGGAGGGTCGCCACCAGGAGGCCTGCGACGTGCTGGACCGTGCGGTGGTGCTGCGGCCCCGCGACCCGCAAGCCTTCGCCAAGCTCGCCGAGGTGCTGCTTCTCCTCGACCGCCACGACGAGGCCAAGGAGATCGCCCGCGCCGCGGCCAACCTCGGTCCCCGGGGCACCGAGGCGCGGGAGACGGTGGCCAAGGTGCTGCGCTCCCTGAGCCTGCCCAAGGAGGCCATGCTAATCAGCCGCCAGCTGGTCAACGAATTCCCGGCCGAGGCCAAGTACCGCATCCAGCTGGCCGGTGATTACCAGTCCATGGGCTTTTCCCAGGCTGCCAGGCCCGAGGCGCAGCGGGCGGTCAATCTCGAGCCGGACAACCCGCGCGGCTATGGTGCACTGGCCCATTCCCTCGCCGCCGGCGGAGACTGGGACGGCGCCGAGGAGCAGATCGACAAGGCGCTGGAGCTGGCCCCGGACGACGAATTCCTGATCGCCCAGAAGGGCAATCTGCTGGAGCGCAAGGGGAGCTTCAAGGAGGCCTACAAGCTGGTCCGGCCGCTCATCGTGAAAGGCGGAGAGTACAAGCCGGCCATCTTCAATCTGTTCCTGACCCTCACCCGGCGGTTCGATGCCCAGGAAGAGGCCATCGGCATGCTGGAGAACGCCCTGAATAACCAGGGCCTGCCCAACGGCGTGCGGCTGGAGCTGAATTTTCAGGCCGGGCACATGTACGCCGACCTCGGGCGCTATGACGAGTCCTTCGCGGCCTACGCACGGGCCAACGCCCTGAAGCCGCGGGTATACCACCGGGATCGGGAGGAGGAGAACTTCCGCAACCTCATGGAGGGGTTCAGCGCCGAGCTCTTCCGCCAGGCGCCCCGGTCGACCCTGGGCTCCCGGCGTCCGGTATTCATCGTCGGCATGCCGCGCTCCGGAACCAGCCTCACTGAGCAGATCCTGGCCAGTCACCCCGACGTGTTCGGAGCGGGAGAGCTGAGCGAGGTGGACCGGATCCTCAACCAGCTCACCAATCGCTCCGGCGGCAAGTATCCCGGCTTCTTGGCGGAGGTCGAGGCCGGGGAGCTGGATTGGGGCGCACAGGAGTATCTGAACCATATCAATACCCTGGCGCCGGAGGGGGTGGAGCGGGTCACGGACAAGATGCCCCAGAACTTCCTGCATCTGGGGCTGATCGCCCTGCTGTTCCCCGAGGCGAAGATCATCCACACCAACCGCGACCCGCTGGACAACTGCCTGTCCTGCTACGTCCAGAACTTCGCCGCGGCCGGCATGAGCTTTACCTACAGCCTGGAAAACCTGGGCCATTACCATCGGCTCTACCAGCAGCTCATGGAGCACTGGCGGCAGGTGCTGCCCATGCCCATCTACGAGCTCCAGTACGAGGAGCTGGTGGAGAATCCGGAGGGGGAGATCCCCCGGTTGCTGGACTTCGTCGAGCTGCCCTTCGACCAGGCGTGTCTGGAGCCGCACAAGACCAAGCGGGATACCAAGACCGCCAGCTACGATCAGGTACGGCAGCCCATCTACAGGAAGTCCAAACAGCGGTGGCGCAAGTACGAGAAGCATCTCGGGCCCCTCATGGAGGCCCTGGGCATGGACGCCGGGGAGCTGGATGACGCCTGA